ctgggggcaggcagcagaagccCGAGCCCGGCCGCGGGCAGCCGCCGTGCTGTGCCCAGCCACGCAGCATCCCTGCGGCAGCACGGCTGGCTgcaggtggtgctgggggctggccgCCAGCACAACCCCAGGGTTCCCCGGAGCCCAAACCTGATGAtttgcagaataaaaagaatCACAAGTGGGGAGGAGCCGGGCTGGGGGACTGCTGCAAGCCATGGCAGGGCTGAGACCCGCGGCATGACCGGGCGCTGGAGCTGGCAGCGACCACAGCCGGGCAAGGCGGCCAGCTGCCGTCTGCCTGGCCACGAGGCTGATTCGGTGcccgggagctgctgccccgCGCCAGCCCGTCCCCAGCCGGGGGGGATCTGAGCCCAGAGCCCTCCCCGTGCTGGCAGCAGACCCACCGGGGCCAGTGGGTGAGCGGGAGCCCCGTGCCGGGCGGTACCTTGGTGCCATGGTAGAAGTCATCCACGCAGGTGGCGTTCATGAAGGTCTGGTGGAAGTGGGTGCTGGTGTCGATGCCGCCCGGGATGACGAGCTTGCCGGTGGCGTCGATGACCTTGGCCCCGCCGGGGATCATCAGCTCGCGGCCGACTTGCTGGATGATGCCGTTCTCGATGTAGACGTCCGCCTCCAG
The sequence above is a segment of the Oxyura jamaicensis isolate SHBP4307 breed ruddy duck chromosome 3 unlocalized genomic scaffold, BPBGC_Ojam_1.0 oxy3_random_OJ64921, whole genome shotgun sequence genome. Coding sequences within it:
- the LOC118157090 gene encoding dihydropyrimidinase-related protein 5-like, with amino-acid sequence MLANAATMRILIKGGKVVNDDCTLEADVYIENGIIQQVGRELMIPGGAKVIDATGKLVIPGGIDTSTHFHQTFMNATCVDDFYHGTKVPPGTGLPLTHWPR